Proteins encoded together in one Terriglobus saanensis SP1PR4 window:
- a CDS encoding metallophosphoesterase family protein yields MKIGVISDTHGLLRPEAIETLQGCDAILHAGDVGNFDILGTLGEIASVTAIRGNIDLHGACADLPATEMVSLGGITFYMLHSARDLDLDPVAAGVRVVVSGHSHSPSIQDKQGVLFLNPGSAGPRRFGLPVTLAIVEINADKVRAEIVRLIE; encoded by the coding sequence ATGAAGATAGGAGTCATCAGCGATACGCACGGCTTGCTACGCCCAGAAGCGATAGAAACACTGCAGGGGTGCGACGCGATCCTCCATGCGGGCGATGTCGGCAACTTCGACATCCTGGGAACTCTGGGAGAGATCGCATCCGTGACGGCGATCCGGGGGAATATCGATCTCCACGGAGCTTGCGCGGACCTTCCTGCGACCGAGATGGTCTCCTTGGGTGGAATCACCTTCTACATGCTGCACTCGGCTCGCGACCTCGATCTCGATCCGGTGGCTGCGGGTGTGCGTGTGGTGGTGAGCGGACATTCGCATTCGCCCTCGATCCAGGACAAGCAGGGCGTGCTCTTCCTGAATCCGGGAAGCGCCGGGCCGCGCAGGTTCGGTCTGCCTGTGACCCTGGCAATCGTAGAAATCAACGCCGATAAAGTCCGAGCCGAGATCGTACGCCTGATCGAGTAG
- a CDS encoding glycoside hydrolase family 95 protein, producing the protein MKSRLTRRTFVALAASAAASRNLSAAPLPESDPSLTLWMETPAAQWADALPLGNGRLGAMVFGEPLKERIALNEDTLWAGQPRDTTNPDAKNHLPIVRKLVLEDKNYVAADKECQKMQGPENFAFEPLGDLHIEHLGLTEATHLKRSLDLDTAVAKTSFQSSGVTFSREVFVSFPDQVVALRITASKPSSLNLRLSLTCEMPAKTSAHADGTLLLAGKVPTENNPQISDSIRYSEVDGEGMRFAAVLSAKAEGGTVQPEGDTLAISKATSVTLLLTAATGFRGFAFPPDTPAAALEEKCRKGLAGKSAYAVLKTKHVADHRALFRRVGANLNSTVPDGANLPTDARLKNFPTTQDPALLALYFQYGRYLLIASSRPGTQPANLQGIWNDLVRPPWSSNWTANINIQMNYWPVFTANLAELNGPLVDLTQDMTVTGAKTASVNYGARGWCSHHNIDLWRQASPVGMGSGDPTWANFAMSGPWLCQHLYEHFQFTGDVDYLRKRVYPILRSSALFCLDWLVPAGDGTLTTCPSFSTENNFFTPQHQKAVVSAGCTLDLALIHELFGNCISASQVLNEDQAFADKLKAALAKLPPYKVGSAGELQEWSENFEEATPGQRHMSHLYPLYPGAQFTRDTPKWMAASRRSLERRLENGGAYTGWSRAWAIGLWARLGDGDKAWESLGMLMQHSTGNNLFDSHPAGPNRSIFQIDGNFGATAAMIEMLLQSHAGKIILFPALPKAWPSGNFTGLRARGGLQCDLIWTGGKRTANLRALRDGKHNLVAPAGYALSTGSQLPSPEIGLSVVAGRQYRVEVTPA; encoded by the coding sequence TTGAAAAGCCGTCTTACCCGCCGTACCTTCGTCGCTCTTGCTGCTTCCGCAGCCGCCTCCAGGAATCTGTCGGCGGCACCCCTCCCGGAATCCGATCCGAGTCTCACCCTCTGGATGGAGACACCCGCCGCGCAGTGGGCGGACGCTCTGCCCCTCGGCAACGGCAGACTCGGCGCAATGGTCTTCGGCGAGCCTCTCAAAGAGCGCATCGCCCTGAATGAAGACACGCTCTGGGCCGGTCAGCCGCGTGATACCACCAATCCGGACGCGAAAAATCACCTGCCCATCGTGCGCAAGCTCGTCCTCGAGGACAAAAACTACGTCGCTGCGGACAAGGAATGCCAGAAGATGCAGGGGCCGGAAAACTTCGCCTTTGAGCCTTTGGGCGATCTGCACATCGAGCACCTTGGCCTCACAGAGGCCACCCATCTGAAGCGGTCCCTCGATCTGGACACCGCTGTTGCCAAAACGAGCTTTCAATCCAGCGGTGTGACCTTCTCGCGGGAAGTCTTCGTCTCGTTCCCGGATCAGGTCGTCGCGCTTCGCATCACGGCCAGCAAACCGTCATCGCTGAATCTCCGTCTCTCGCTTACCTGCGAGATGCCCGCGAAGACCTCTGCCCACGCCGATGGAACTCTTCTACTCGCAGGCAAAGTCCCCACAGAAAACAACCCTCAAATTTCGGACTCTATCCGGTACTCCGAGGTAGACGGGGAAGGCATGCGCTTCGCGGCTGTCCTCAGTGCAAAGGCGGAGGGTGGCACGGTTCAACCCGAAGGCGACACGCTCGCGATCTCCAAAGCCACCTCGGTGACCCTCCTGCTTACAGCAGCGACTGGATTTCGCGGATTCGCTTTCCCGCCCGATACCCCGGCCGCCGCACTCGAAGAAAAGTGCAGGAAGGGGTTGGCTGGTAAATCGGCGTACGCGGTCCTGAAGACGAAACACGTAGCTGATCATCGCGCGCTCTTCCGTCGTGTCGGAGCTAACCTGAACTCGACCGTACCTGACGGCGCGAACCTTCCCACAGACGCCCGGCTCAAGAACTTTCCCACCACGCAGGATCCGGCGCTCTTAGCTCTTTATTTTCAATACGGCCGCTACCTTCTGATCGCCAGCTCCCGCCCTGGAACCCAGCCCGCCAACCTGCAAGGGATCTGGAACGACCTCGTCCGTCCGCCGTGGAGTTCGAACTGGACTGCGAACATCAACATTCAAATGAACTACTGGCCCGTGTTCACGGCGAACCTCGCGGAGCTGAACGGCCCGCTCGTTGACCTGACGCAGGACATGACCGTTACCGGTGCCAAAACCGCGTCCGTAAACTACGGTGCTCGCGGCTGGTGCTCTCATCACAACATCGACCTCTGGCGGCAGGCCTCTCCGGTAGGCATGGGCTCCGGAGACCCCACCTGGGCGAACTTTGCCATGTCTGGGCCGTGGCTCTGCCAGCATCTTTACGAACACTTCCAGTTCACCGGAGACGTGGACTACCTCCGGAAGCGCGTCTATCCGATCCTGCGATCCTCCGCGCTCTTTTGCCTCGATTGGCTCGTCCCCGCGGGGGACGGCACGCTGACAACGTGCCCCTCTTTTTCCACCGAGAACAATTTCTTCACGCCGCAGCACCAGAAAGCCGTCGTCAGTGCGGGGTGCACCCTCGACCTCGCCCTCATCCACGAGCTCTTTGGAAACTGCATCTCGGCTTCTCAAGTCCTGAACGAAGACCAGGCATTTGCCGACAAGCTGAAGGCCGCGCTCGCGAAGCTGCCGCCGTACAAGGTGGGCAGCGCGGGAGAGCTTCAGGAGTGGTCGGAGAACTTTGAGGAGGCCACTCCCGGCCAGCGGCATATGTCGCACCTCTATCCGCTCTATCCGGGCGCACAGTTCACGCGCGACACGCCGAAGTGGATGGCGGCTTCGCGGCGGTCTCTGGAGCGTCGCCTGGAAAACGGTGGTGCCTACACCGGTTGGAGCCGCGCATGGGCCATCGGCCTTTGGGCAAGGCTTGGGGATGGGGATAAGGCGTGGGAGTCACTCGGCATGCTCATGCAGCACTCCACCGGCAATAATCTCTTTGATTCGCATCCTGCAGGGCCGAACCGGAGCATCTTCCAGATCGACGGCAACTTTGGTGCGACCGCCGCGATGATCGAGATGCTGCTGCAGAGCCATGCTGGGAAGATCATTCTCTTTCCAGCCTTGCCGAAGGCCTGGCCGAGCGGCAACTTCACTGGCCTACGGGCGCGGGGCGGCCTTCAGTGCGATCTGATCTGGACGGGTGGGAAGCGTACGGCGAATCTGCGGGCTCTCCGGGATGGAAAGCACAACCTCGTCGCGCCTGCAGGATATGCCCTCTCCACGGGGAGCCAGCTACCCAGTCCGGAGATCGGTTTGTCCGTGGTCGCGGGACGACAATACCGGGTCGAGGTGACGCCAGCTTAG
- a CDS encoding ABC transporter permease produces MIARTFWPILRRLLLTLPVLWIVVSLVFLLIHLVPGDPIAQMLGEGATASDLSALRHAYGFDLPLHTQYFNYWKGLFHGDLGRSLRLNDSVTHLVAQRYPYTLSLTGIALILSVIMAIPAGVHAALHKNAWQDRSIGILSLFGLSFPNFALGPIFILVFSISLGWLPVSGAGTGRTFGPQYLLHITLPAITLGVSLAAILTRMVRTSMLEELGQDYIRTARAKGLSESAVVYRHALRNALVPVLTVIGLQFGSLLAGAIVTETIFSWPGIGRLTLSAISNRDYALVQGCTLAIGLTYLAANLLTDLAYTLANPRLRV; encoded by the coding sequence ATGATCGCTCGCACCTTCTGGCCCATCCTGCGCCGACTCTTGCTTACTCTGCCCGTGCTCTGGATCGTCGTCTCGCTCGTCTTCCTTCTCATCCACCTCGTTCCTGGAGATCCCATCGCCCAGATGCTCGGCGAAGGCGCTACGGCGTCCGATCTATCGGCGCTGCGCCACGCCTACGGCTTCGATCTTCCCCTCCATACCCAGTATTTCAACTACTGGAAGGGGCTCTTCCACGGAGACCTGGGACGCTCGCTCCGCCTGAACGACTCCGTCACCCATCTCGTAGCGCAGCGGTATCCGTATACGCTGTCGCTGACAGGGATTGCGCTTATCCTTTCTGTAATCATGGCAATACCGGCTGGAGTGCATGCTGCACTTCATAAAAACGCATGGCAGGATCGCTCCATCGGCATCCTCAGCCTCTTCGGCCTGAGCTTCCCCAACTTCGCCCTCGGCCCGATCTTCATCCTCGTGTTTTCGATCTCGCTGGGCTGGCTCCCTGTCTCTGGCGCTGGCACCGGGAGGACCTTTGGGCCGCAATATCTTTTGCACATTACGCTGCCCGCGATCACACTCGGCGTCTCCCTCGCCGCGATCCTAACCCGCATGGTTCGAACCTCGATGCTGGAGGAACTCGGCCAGGACTACATCCGGACCGCGCGCGCCAAGGGTCTTTCTGAGAGCGCGGTCGTCTATCGGCACGCCCTCCGCAATGCTTTGGTTCCGGTGCTGACCGTAATCGGCCTGCAGTTCGGTTCCTTGCTTGCCGGAGCGATTGTGACGGAGACGATCTTCTCCTGGCCGGGCATCGGCCGCCTCACGCTTTCTGCGATCTCAAATCGGGACTACGCCCTTGTACAGGGATGCACCCTCGCCATTGGCCTCACCTATCTTGCGGCAAATCTGTTAACGGATCTTGCCTACACGCTCGCGAACCCACGCCTTCGGGTCTGA